Proteins encoded within one genomic window of Nitrospinaceae bacterium:
- a CDS encoding TonB-dependent receptor encodes MLRAKCLITFIIVSVLLIFSISQAADDTTDLQTLSVTTTRSLTAAEDVSTSLSIISKELIKKKQYTQVLNLLREELGMEVVQSGPLGATTSVFMRGAGSESTLVLIDGVQVNSNTTGAFNFSNLTTDNIERIEILRGPQSTLWGSDAVGGVINIITKRGKGKPAHSFSFEGGSFETFKETLNSAGDLGFMDYSLSVSRTDSEGFSSANENLGNTEDDGYENTSISARFGRNFLDDGRVDLIGRFSKSIVEFDAFGFIDGKGFSKTDSFTLALPIQKALAERWDIKINPTLAYDFLRTLDPGGFIKKSHILNRTYGVDLQNNVELNKYFSTTFGFEYETRNGVNEENGLRETIKNKGFYLQLQARYGKRITATAGFRHDINSVFKDPTTYKFEAAYRILETGTRIRGAFATGFRAPTLNELFFPNFGDPSIAPEESKGWEVGLDQTLFRKKVKASVTYFETDFENLIQTTTVPVSAQFPFGTAAQNVAKATTKGVETAITLVLPHNFRASTNYTWLNAREEDGQPLVRRAEHNFTANVTHTWKEKLETLLGIRVRSDTRSNSTGSRITPAFTTMRAAVSYWVNKHLKVTARGENLFDEPYEENFGFGTAGVSGYAGFTWYFNPQSATN; translated from the coding sequence ATGTTGCGCGCAAAATGTCTTATTACTTTTATCATTGTGTCGGTTCTACTTATTTTCTCAATCAGTCAGGCGGCTGATGATACAACCGATTTGCAAACTCTATCTGTGACCACCACACGGTCACTGACCGCGGCAGAGGATGTTTCCACGTCCCTGTCCATTATTTCAAAGGAATTAATTAAAAAGAAACAATACACCCAGGTCTTGAACCTATTGAGAGAAGAACTTGGCATGGAAGTCGTTCAATCGGGTCCCTTAGGCGCCACGACAAGTGTTTTCATGCGGGGAGCAGGCTCCGAATCCACTCTGGTTCTCATTGATGGAGTGCAAGTCAACTCAAACACCACAGGGGCTTTTAATTTTTCCAACCTGACCACCGATAACATCGAAAGAATTGAAATTTTAAGAGGGCCACAAAGCACTCTCTGGGGATCGGATGCGGTCGGTGGCGTGATCAATATCATCACCAAACGGGGAAAAGGAAAACCCGCCCACTCGTTTTCTTTTGAGGGGGGAAGTTTCGAAACGTTTAAGGAAACCTTGAACAGCGCCGGCGATCTTGGCTTCATGGACTATTCCCTGAGCGTTTCGCGCACTGACAGTGAAGGATTTTCCTCCGCCAATGAAAATCTCGGCAACACCGAAGATGATGGGTATGAAAACACCTCGATATCGGCCAGATTTGGCCGCAATTTTCTGGATGATGGCCGCGTGGATTTGATCGGACGCTTTTCAAAATCCATCGTCGAATTTGACGCGTTCGGTTTCATCGACGGAAAAGGATTCAGTAAAACCGATTCTTTTACCCTGGCCCTCCCCATACAAAAAGCGCTCGCGGAGCGGTGGGATATTAAAATCAACCCCACTTTGGCATATGACTTCTTGAGAACCCTGGACCCCGGTGGTTTCATTAAAAAATCGCATATCCTGAACCGTACTTACGGGGTGGATCTCCAAAACAATGTCGAACTGAACAAGTATTTTTCTACAACGTTTGGCTTTGAATATGAAACTCGAAACGGCGTCAATGAAGAAAATGGTTTGCGTGAAACCATTAAAAACAAGGGATTTTATCTTCAATTACAAGCCCGTTACGGCAAACGAATCACCGCGACAGCAGGCTTCCGCCACGATATAAACTCTGTTTTCAAAGATCCGACCACTTATAAATTCGAGGCCGCCTACCGGATTCTTGAAACCGGAACGCGAATCCGGGGAGCCTTTGCGACTGGTTTCCGGGCACCCACCTTGAATGAGCTGTTCTTTCCCAATTTTGGCGACCCTTCCATAGCGCCGGAGGAAAGTAAGGGTTGGGAAGTGGGCCTCGATCAAACCTTGTTTCGCAAAAAAGTAAAGGCCAGTGTCACCTATTTTGAAACGGACTTTGAAAACCTCATTCAAACGACAACCGTACCGGTGAGCGCTCAGTTTCCGTTTGGCACCGCCGCCCAAAATGTCGCGAAAGCCACGACAAAAGGTGTAGAGACCGCTATCACTCTTGTTTTACCGCATAACTTCAGGGCATCGACAAACTATACCTGGTTAAATGCCCGTGAAGAGGACGGCCAACCTCTTGTACGTCGCGCGGAACATAATTTCACGGCTAATGTAACCCACACGTGGAAAGAAAAACTGGAAACACTATTGGGAATACGAGTACGAAGCGACACGCGTTCCAACAGCACGGGAAGCCGCATTACTCCCGCCTTCACCACCATGCGCGCCGCAGTCAGCTATTGGGTCAATAAACATTTAAAAGTGACCGCCAGGGGTGAAAATCTTTTTGATGAACCTTATGAAGAAAACTTTGGATTTGGCACTGCCGGTGTATCCGGTTATGCCGGGTTCACCTGGTATTTTAATCCTCAGTCCGCAACCAATTAA
- the cbiA-1 gene encoding cobyrinic acid a,c-diamide synthase: MTVPQQKIKGFIIAGTQSDIGKTSVSLGLMRLFARRGLAVAPFKVGPDYIDPGHHSRACGRPGYNLDSFMCTKPYVRRLFSEISTGSDVAIVEGVMGLFDGASPKSDKGSTAEIAKLLELPVILIFNGEATARSAAALVQGFTNFDPALKFLGVIANRVNHPGHANILKAAVEKYTSTRFLGHIPSDPELTLPSRHLGLLQSHENRESFYDRWADHLESHINIPGIQKFLRSSVKNSSFKTTTQTQRWPRRKAKSSCKVAVAKDEAFAFCYQDTLDVFAHHGVDICFFSPLKDKGLPGECDWVYLPGGYPELHLKKLSANKTMRRSLKSFGESGKVIVGECGGMMYLGKNIRDDKNQSHDMTGLFDFSTTMEPKKLTLGYRILKLQKKGHREKDLRLKGHEFHYSSFTKNRETPRLRETRAGNFSTIKDGYFYKNCFAFYSHIYWGSSTPWLQFILNRIQSARTAKSF, translated from the coding sequence ATGACGGTCCCTCAGCAAAAAATTAAAGGCTTCATCATTGCCGGAACTCAATCGGATATTGGCAAGACTTCGGTTTCGTTGGGATTGATGCGCCTTTTCGCTCGAAGAGGGTTGGCAGTAGCGCCGTTTAAAGTGGGCCCGGATTATATCGATCCGGGTCACCATTCCCGCGCCTGTGGACGGCCCGGTTATAATCTGGACTCCTTCATGTGCACGAAACCCTATGTTCGCAGGCTTTTCTCGGAAATATCGACAGGTTCCGATGTCGCCATCGTGGAGGGGGTCATGGGCCTGTTTGACGGCGCGTCTCCAAAGTCCGATAAAGGCTCCACAGCCGAAATCGCAAAACTGCTTGAACTTCCCGTCATCCTCATTTTTAACGGCGAAGCAACGGCACGCTCCGCAGCGGCTCTGGTGCAAGGATTCACAAACTTTGACCCTGCACTAAAGTTTTTAGGGGTGATCGCTAACCGGGTCAATCATCCCGGACACGCGAACATACTCAAAGCCGCTGTAGAAAAATACACGTCCACCAGGTTTCTGGGTCATATACCCAGCGATCCGGAATTGACCCTGCCTTCTCGTCACCTGGGTTTATTACAAAGCCATGAGAATCGGGAGAGTTTTTACGACCGTTGGGCGGACCATCTGGAAAGCCATATCAACATCCCGGGTATTCAAAAATTTCTACGCTCATCTGTAAAGAACAGTTCCTTCAAAACCACCACTCAGACTCAGCGTTGGCCACGGAGAAAAGCTAAATCGTCTTGCAAAGTGGCTGTTGCCAAAGACGAGGCGTTTGCATTCTGCTATCAAGACACTCTGGATGTCTTTGCCCATCACGGTGTAGACATCTGCTTTTTCTCTCCACTCAAGGATAAGGGACTGCCCGGGGAATGCGACTGGGTTTACCTTCCCGGCGGCTATCCGGAACTGCATCTCAAAAAACTCAGCGCCAATAAAACCATGCGCAGAAGTTTAAAGTCATTTGGAGAATCGGGAAAAGTCATCGTCGGCGAATGCGGTGGAATGATGTATCTGGGCAAAAATATTCGCGATGACAAAAATCAATCTCATGACATGACGGGGCTTTTTGATTTTTCCACCACGATGGAACCCAAAAAACTCACCCTGGGCTACCGCATTCTAAAACTTCAAAAAAAGGGACATCGTGAGAAGGATTTGCGTTTAAAAGGGCACGAGTTCCATTACTCCAGTTTCACGAAAAACAGGGAAACGCCCCGCCTGCGGGAAACACGAGCTGGAAATTTTTCGACAATAAAGGATGGATATTTCTATAAAAATTGTTTCGCGTTTTATTCCCATATTTACTGGGGCAGCTCTACCCCCTGGTTGCAATTTATTTTAAACAGAATTCAATCCGCTCGCACCGCGAAATCTTTTTGA
- the ctuR gene encoding cob(I)yrinic acid a,c-diamide adenosyltransferase, which produces MPASDKRKRKGLIIVNTGDGKGKSTAAFGIALRAAGNKMNVFIMQFMKGKWKAGERKAFDLLAPTIEVVPMGDGFTWDTENPEQDRKTARTAWNIAFEKLNSGKYKMVVLDEINYVLHYNFLPAKDLIDALKNKPADVHVICTGRNAPDELIEIADLVTEMRCVKHPFGEQGIPAQKGIEF; this is translated from the coding sequence ATGCCGGCTTCAGACAAACGCAAGAGAAAGGGGTTGATCATCGTCAACACCGGCGATGGAAAAGGCAAATCCACCGCCGCCTTTGGAATTGCCCTGCGCGCCGCAGGGAACAAAATGAACGTGTTCATCATGCAGTTCATGAAGGGAAAATGGAAAGCCGGAGAAAGGAAGGCGTTTGATCTGTTGGCGCCCACCATCGAAGTGGTCCCGATGGGGGATGGCTTCACCTGGGACACAGAAAACCCTGAACAGGATAGGAAAACCGCCCGCACAGCCTGGAACATCGCTTTTGAAAAATTAAACAGCGGCAAATATAAAATGGTGGTGCTGGATGAAATCAACTACGTGCTTCACTACAATTTTCTGCCCGCAAAAGATCTTATTGATGCATTAAAGAATAAACCTGCCGATGTTCACGTCATCTGCACCGGCAGAAACGCGCCGGACGAACTCATCGAGATCGCGGATCTGGTAACGGAAATGCGTTGCGTGAAGCATCCGTTTGGAGAACAGGGCATCCCCGCCCAAAAAGGGATCGAATTTTAG
- the cobT gene encoding nicotinate-nucleotide--dimethylbenzimidazole phosphoribosyltransferase, whose translation MLESIQKTIRQIQPVNNGDLETAQQRLDSLTKPPGSLGRLEELARRYAAIKGTHLPRIDKKTVFVFAADHGIATEGVSAYPQEVTPQMVQNFLAGGAAINVLASHASAEIKVVDIGVNFDFQNCPGMIHKKIAPGTRNISKGPAMTRQQAEEAIEIGIDLAGESVNQGTDVLASGDMGIGNTTPSAAIMCVYGNKSPRQTAGKGTGIDTATFNRKVALIEQAIKINNPNEEDPVEVLAKIGGFEIAGIAGLILGAAAKKTPVIIDGLISGAGAVIAYKLNPTVGDYIFTSHQSQEPGHEILFHLLDQPPLFNFGMRLGEGTGAVLAMNILEASVKIYSQMATFQEAGVSSKIGR comes from the coding sequence ATGCTCGAATCGATTCAAAAAACCATCCGCCAAATACAACCCGTAAATAACGGCGACCTGGAGACGGCGCAACAACGGCTCGATTCCCTGACAAAGCCTCCGGGGAGTCTCGGGAGATTGGAGGAGCTCGCCCGGCGCTACGCCGCAATTAAAGGGACCCACCTTCCTCGAATCGACAAGAAAACTGTTTTTGTTTTTGCGGCGGATCATGGCATCGCAACGGAGGGAGTCAGCGCTTATCCGCAGGAAGTCACTCCGCAAATGGTGCAGAACTTTTTGGCTGGAGGCGCCGCCATCAATGTTCTCGCCAGCCATGCCTCAGCGGAAATAAAGGTCGTCGATATCGGAGTCAATTTTGACTTCCAAAACTGCCCCGGCATGATTCACAAAAAAATCGCTCCCGGAACCAGGAACATCTCTAAAGGTCCCGCCATGACCCGTCAGCAGGCGGAAGAAGCGATAGAAATCGGGATCGACCTGGCAGGTGAATCGGTGAACCAGGGAACGGATGTCCTGGCCTCCGGCGACATGGGCATCGGAAACACCACGCCGTCCGCGGCCATCATGTGCGTTTACGGGAACAAAAGCCCGCGTCAAACCGCGGGAAAAGGAACCGGCATCGACACGGCAACCTTCAATAGAAAAGTGGCCCTCATCGAACAGGCCATCAAAATCAACAATCCCAACGAAGAGGATCCTGTCGAGGTTCTTGCCAAAATAGGCGGATTTGAAATTGCCGGAATCGCCGGACTCATTCTCGGCGCCGCCGCCAAAAAGACTCCCGTTATCATCGACGGGCTGATCTCGGGAGCGGGAGCCGTCATCGCCTATAAACTCAATCCCACAGTGGGAGATTATATATTCACCTCGCATCAATCTCAGGAACCCGGCCATGAAATCCTGTTTCACCTCCTCGACCAACCGCCGTTATTTAATTTTGGAATGCGGCTGGGAGAAGGGACCGGCGCCGTTTTAGCCATGAACATTCTGGAAGCCTCGGTCAAAATTTACTCGCAAATGGCTACCTTTCAGGAAGCGGGGGTCTCCTCCAAAATCGGTCGTTGA
- a CDS encoding aspartate aminotransferase: protein MSDKESYIQSLFAKRLGGDQFGKDTKIYKFEKIKRAKRAALEENPGKDLFDMGVGEPDEKAYPGVIKALQLEAEKADNRGYTDNGIQDFKDAAVTYMENVFGVKNLDPNKHINHTIGSKPGLAMVPAIVINPGDVTLMTVPGYPVMGTHAKYLGGDVVNLPLLEENHFLPDLKSIDPKIVERTKLLYLNYPNNPTGATATREFFEEVVEFAKKNQIVVIQDAAYAALSYNNEPLSFLSVPGAMDVGVEFHSLSKAYNMTGWRLAFIVGNELVVKGLAHVKDNVDSGQFAAIQKAGVFALNHPEITEEILEKYRRRLTLMVDALNSVGFNAKLPGGSFFLYVKAPKGIEGGQQFKTAEDFSQFLIKEMLISTVPWDDAGSYVRFSATFAAREPSDEKRIMDEIKTRLSSVKFVF, encoded by the coding sequence ATGTCCGACAAAGAAAGTTATATACAATCTCTATTCGCAAAGAGGCTGGGTGGAGACCAATTTGGCAAAGACACCAAGATTTATAAATTCGAAAAAATAAAACGGGCGAAGCGAGCCGCTCTCGAAGAAAATCCCGGCAAGGATTTATTCGACATGGGTGTCGGCGAACCGGACGAAAAGGCCTATCCGGGAGTGATCAAGGCCCTGCAACTGGAAGCGGAAAAAGCCGACAACCGGGGTTATACCGACAACGGAATTCAGGATTTCAAGGACGCCGCCGTCACCTACATGGAAAATGTGTTTGGCGTCAAAAACCTCGACCCCAATAAACACATCAACCACACCATTGGCTCCAAACCTGGCCTAGCCATGGTTCCCGCGATTGTTATCAATCCAGGCGATGTCACGCTGATGACCGTTCCCGGCTACCCGGTGATGGGCACCCATGCAAAATATCTCGGCGGCGACGTCGTGAACCTGCCGTTGTTGGAAGAAAACCATTTTCTTCCCGATCTAAAAAGCATCGATCCAAAAATTGTGGAGCGCACCAAACTGTTGTATCTCAATTACCCCAATAACCCCACCGGCGCCACCGCCACACGGGAGTTTTTCGAAGAAGTGGTCGAATTTGCCAAAAAGAATCAGATCGTCGTCATTCAAGATGCCGCTTACGCCGCTCTCAGCTACAACAATGAACCGTTGAGTTTTTTATCCGTTCCCGGAGCCATGGACGTCGGCGTCGAGTTTCATTCCCTGTCAAAGGCCTACAACATGACGGGCTGGCGGCTGGCATTCATCGTTGGCAACGAACTGGTGGTCAAAGGGCTGGCGCATGTGAAAGACAACGTCGACTCCGGGCAGTTCGCGGCCATTCAGAAAGCCGGCGTTTTTGCCCTCAACCATCCGGAGATCACCGAGGAGATTCTTGAAAAATACCGCCGCCGATTGACTTTGATGGTCGACGCTCTCAATTCCGTCGGGTTCAACGCCAAACTGCCGGGCGGCTCCTTTTTTCTTTACGTCAAAGCCCCCAAAGGAATCGAGGGAGGACAACAGTTTAAAACCGCTGAGGACTTTTCTCAGTTTCTCATTAAAGAGATGCTGATCTCCACCGTACCCTGGGACGATGCCGGGTCCTATGTCCGTTTTTCGGCAACGTTCGCCGCCAGGGAACCATCCGACGAAAAACGCATCATGGATGAAATCAAAACGAGATTGTCCTCGGTTAAATTCGTTTTTTAG
- the folK gene encoding 2-amino-4-hydroxy-6-hydroxymethyldihydropteridine diphosphokinase, with translation MPNSAYIGIGSNLGSPLANCQQALTHFENHPEIQVTACSSFYKTQPVGVTEQGWFVNAVAKILTDLEPLPLLELLLGIEKAMGRTRDKKWGPRIVDLDLLLYEDRIIKIPRLQIPHPEMNRRRFVLAPLSELASGTIHPVANKTIQQLLSELPENEKVIKVHTAT, from the coding sequence GTGCCCAATTCAGCCTATATAGGCATTGGATCCAATCTGGGGTCGCCGCTGGCCAACTGCCAACAGGCTCTGACGCATTTTGAAAACCATCCGGAAATTCAAGTCACCGCATGTTCCTCATTTTATAAAACCCAACCGGTGGGGGTGACGGAGCAAGGCTGGTTCGTCAATGCCGTGGCCAAAATACTCACGGATCTCGAACCCCTGCCACTATTAGAATTGTTGTTGGGTATTGAAAAGGCGATGGGGAGAACCCGCGATAAAAAATGGGGACCGCGCATCGTGGATCTCGACCTTCTGCTTTATGAAGATCGAATTATAAAGATCCCCAGGCTTCAAATTCCGCATCCTGAAATGAATCGAAGACGCTTTGTGCTGGCCCCCTTAAGCGAACTGGCGTCCGGTACGATTCATCCGGTTGCCAACAAAACCATTCAGCAATTGCTGTCCGAATTACCGGAGAACGAAAAGGTCATCAAAGTTCACACAGCCACCTGA
- the thiI gene encoding putative tRNA sulfurtransferase, with the protein MNDARTLLIRYDEIGLKGRNRKFFENCLLDNIKRAFDGLEGIRYRLPRGRIMIDTSSQVAKECAQRLPYVPGIASFSVGFPVNPDFDEMAALGIELLEPQLRSGQEMKFCVQTRRSDKSFPKTSPEVSFEVGSRIMTALAEKGLTVNINEAEVVIEIELGLGETVLFDHRIPGIRGLPVGCSGTVLSLLSGGIDSPVASFYMMRRGCRVNFIFFDNQPFLGRGGYDKVLKLGQVLNRYQSRGKVYVVPFQDMQVAIRDHCSPENRVVLYRRMMYRIAEAVAEKNHFLGLVTGESLGQVASQTLENLAAVSHVVAASVFRPLIGMDKQDIIGQAKKIETYPISIEPQPDCCSVFMPPRPATKSKKEKLERDESSFPWQDLMRDALEKIEVIALDGQVAV; encoded by the coding sequence ATGAACGATGCCCGGACCCTGCTGATCCGCTACGATGAAATTGGCCTGAAGGGGCGGAATCGAAAGTTTTTCGAGAACTGCCTTTTGGACAATATCAAGCGAGCGTTTGACGGGCTGGAAGGGATTCGTTACCGGCTTCCCCGCGGCCGCATCATGATCGACACGTCTTCCCAGGTAGCTAAAGAATGTGCCCAACGCCTGCCTTATGTCCCCGGCATTGCCTCGTTCAGTGTCGGGTTTCCTGTCAATCCCGATTTTGATGAAATGGCGGCTTTGGGAATTGAATTGCTCGAGCCGCAGTTACGCTCCGGCCAGGAGATGAAATTCTGTGTGCAGACGCGGCGCAGCGATAAATCGTTTCCCAAGACTTCGCCGGAGGTCAGTTTTGAAGTGGGGTCCAGGATCATGACCGCCCTTGCGGAGAAGGGTTTGACCGTCAACATCAATGAGGCGGAAGTTGTGATTGAAATTGAGCTGGGTCTTGGCGAGACGGTTTTGTTCGATCACCGCATTCCCGGAATCCGTGGCTTGCCCGTCGGTTGTTCGGGCACCGTTTTAAGCCTGCTTTCGGGAGGCATCGACAGCCCGGTGGCTTCGTTTTACATGATGCGCCGGGGGTGCCGGGTGAACTTTATTTTTTTTGACAATCAGCCGTTTCTGGGCAGGGGAGGGTACGATAAGGTGCTCAAGCTGGGCCAGGTTCTCAACCGTTACCAATCGCGGGGAAAAGTTTATGTGGTTCCTTTTCAGGATATGCAAGTGGCGATCCGCGACCATTGCTCACCGGAGAATCGCGTTGTCTTGTACCGCCGGATGATGTACCGCATCGCCGAGGCGGTGGCTGAAAAAAACCACTTTCTGGGGCTGGTGACCGGGGAATCGCTGGGACAGGTGGCTTCTCAGACTTTGGAAAATCTGGCGGCGGTTTCGCATGTCGTTGCGGCGAGCGTGTTTCGGCCGTTGATCGGCATGGATAAGCAGGACATCATCGGGCAGGCGAAAAAAATTGAGACCTACCCCATAAGCATCGAACCGCAACCGGACTGTTGTTCGGTTTTCATGCCGCCGCGCCCGGCGACAAAGAGTAAGAAAGAAAAGCTGGAGAGAGACGAATCTTCCTTTCCCTGGCAGGACTTGATGCGGGACGCGCTGGAAAAAATCGAAGTGATCGCGCTGGACGGTCAGGTGGCTGTGTGA
- the iscS_1 gene encoding class V aminotransferase encodes MKQRDANTEMIYLDNAATTPVDPAVIEVIAESMRQDFANSGAVYRIGLDARKCIERAAEKIADALGVPSTHRLVFTSGGSESNNLFIKGICFPDKKAAYLGLEHPSVVDTLKYLAEFGNEPFNLLEYQKEGRLDLQSAIPVLKKNRVRLLCLSHVNNELGTVNDPESVVAAIKSDSPQTRIFLDGVQAVGKLALSPGTWPGLAGYSISGHKINGPKGIGLLIYDSRLALNPQIHGGRQQFGVRSGTLPAPLILGLAKAVQLAVERVDETQAHLRKLHSHLIEGLRELSERSPNFNLRFNSLPVDDVMRQSPSMVNFSFPPVEGEVLLHHLEEQDIYVGLGSACSAHSKEPSKILTGLGLTVEEARCSLRISFGRQNTLQEVDRFLDAFGKAHDALYPTFSNKNAAGK; translated from the coding sequence ATGAAACAAAGGGATGCAAACACCGAAATGATTTATCTGGACAACGCCGCTACAACCCCTGTGGACCCAGCAGTGATTGAAGTCATCGCGGAATCGATGCGCCAGGACTTTGCCAATTCGGGCGCGGTCTACCGGATCGGGCTGGATGCCAGGAAATGCATCGAAAGGGCGGCGGAGAAAATTGCAGATGCACTCGGTGTGCCATCCACTCACCGTCTGGTATTTACCAGCGGCGGCAGTGAATCGAACAATCTGTTCATCAAGGGAATTTGTTTTCCGGATAAAAAGGCCGCTTATTTGGGGCTGGAACATCCCAGCGTTGTGGATACGTTGAAGTATCTGGCGGAATTTGGCAACGAACCCTTTAATTTATTGGAGTATCAAAAAGAGGGAAGGCTGGATTTGCAAAGCGCCATTCCCGTCCTCAAAAAAAACCGGGTCCGGCTTCTTTGCCTGTCGCATGTGAATAACGAACTGGGAACGGTCAACGATCCGGAAAGCGTGGTTGCGGCGATAAAAAGTGATTCTCCTCAAACCCGGATATTTCTGGATGGCGTGCAGGCGGTCGGCAAACTCGCTCTGTCGCCGGGAACCTGGCCGGGATTGGCCGGATATTCTATCTCCGGCCACAAAATAAACGGTCCGAAGGGGATCGGTTTGTTGATCTATGATTCCCGGTTGGCGTTGAATCCGCAGATTCATGGCGGCAGGCAACAGTTTGGCGTGCGCTCGGGAACCTTGCCGGCGCCTTTGATTCTGGGGCTGGCAAAAGCCGTCCAACTGGCCGTGGAGCGGGTCGATGAAACCCAGGCTCACCTTAGAAAATTGCACAGTCATCTCATTGAAGGTTTGCGGGAACTATCCGAACGCTCGCCTAATTTTAACCTGCGGTTCAATTCTCTGCCGGTGGACGATGTGATGCGTCAGTCTCCGTCCATGGTTAATTTCAGTTTTCCGCCGGTCGAAGGAGAAGTGCTTCTGCATCATCTGGAAGAACAAGACATTTACGTGGGGTTGGGAAGCGCGTGCAGCGCCCATTCCAAGGAGCCTTCAAAAATCCTCACCGGACTGGGGCTGACGGTAGAAGAGGCGCGCTGCAGTCTGAGAATTTCATTTGGCCGCCAGAATACATTGCAAGAGGTCGATCGGTTTCTCGATGCATTCGGCAAAGCTCACGATGCCCTTTATCCAACGTTTTCTAATAAGAACGCGGCGGGAAAATGA
- a CDS encoding putative UbiX-like flavin prenyltransferase, whose translation MKRFVLGITGASGAAYAKRLFDCLQPKAELHVIVSERGTELLNLELGLKVSYFQKENVTVHKNSKINASIASGSFPTDAMVIVPASMGTIGRIASGVSETLIERVADVTLKEKRKLILVPRETPFSTIHLKNLLTLDQAGGLILPASPGFYQGQKTMDDLIDFVVARIMDQIGMPQDLVPPYDS comes from the coding sequence ATGAAGCGGTTTGTGCTGGGAATCACCGGAGCGAGCGGGGCGGCCTATGCCAAGCGGTTGTTTGACTGTCTGCAACCGAAGGCGGAACTGCACGTCATCGTGTCCGAGCGGGGGACGGAGCTGTTGAACCTGGAGCTGGGTTTGAAGGTTTCCTACTTTCAAAAGGAGAATGTCACCGTTCACAAAAATTCCAAGATCAACGCATCGATCGCCAGTGGTTCGTTTCCGACCGATGCGATGGTGATCGTTCCAGCAAGTATGGGGACGATTGGCCGGATCGCCTCGGGGGTTTCGGAAACCCTGATCGAACGGGTGGCGGATGTGACTTTGAAAGAGAAAAGGAAACTGATCCTGGTTCCCAGGGAAACTCCCTTCAGCACCATCCACTTAAAAAATCTTCTGACCCTGGATCAGGCGGGCGGATTGATCCTTCCTGCGTCTCCAGGATTTTACCAGGGGCAAAAAACCATGGATGATCTCATCGATTTCGTCGTGGCCCGGATCATGGACCAGATCGGGATGCCTCAGGATTTAGTGCCGCCTTACGATTCATGA
- a CDS encoding thymidylate kinase — protein MKLNRGYLIVFEGIDGTGKSTHCRLLADYLKSSGFPVLRLFEPTQGPWGMKIRKLLTEGRGDVSPEEELRWFINDRKEDVEKNIRPGLDQKKIIILDRYYYSTAAYQGALGFDPEQILRENEAFAPKPDLVFLFVASPEQCLERIQKSRSEKTSFEKLDYLQKVQQIFDSFSDPVIRRIDTEPPPDEVHAKLRTEVDALIALEGKK, from the coding sequence TTGAAACTCAACCGGGGCTATTTGATCGTTTTTGAAGGCATCGACGGGACCGGAAAAAGCACCCATTGCCGTCTGCTGGCCGACTATTTGAAATCCAGTGGATTTCCGGTTTTGAGACTGTTCGAGCCGACTCAAGGGCCCTGGGGAATGAAGATCCGCAAACTGCTGACCGAGGGACGGGGTGACGTGTCTCCTGAGGAAGAGTTGCGCTGGTTCATCAATGACCGAAAAGAGGATGTGGAGAAAAATATTCGGCCCGGCCTGGATCAGAAAAAGATCATTATTCTGGACCGCTATTATTATTCGACGGCGGCTTATCAGGGAGCGCTGGGGTTCGACCCCGAACAAATACTTCGGGAAAATGAAGCTTTTGCTCCCAAACCGGACCTTGTGTTTCTTTTCGTCGCGTCGCCGGAACAATGCCTGGAGCGAATCCAGAAGTCGCGGTCGGAGAAGACATCTTTTGAAAAGCTGGATTATTTGCAGAAGGTTCAGCAGATCTTCGACTCTTTTTCAGATCCGGTGATCCGCCGGATTGATACAGAGCCGCCTCCGGACGAGGTGCATGCCAAATTACGCACCGAGGTGGATGCTTTGATAGCTTTGGAAGGTAAGAAATGA